A window of Chelmon rostratus isolate fCheRos1 chromosome 18, fCheRos1.pri, whole genome shotgun sequence genomic DNA:
tgaAGCTGCTAATTTTGCCTCTTTCTTTTGTTGCCTTCGCACACAGTTCAGCAGGACTTTTACCAGTGACTTTTATTCTTACTCTGTAACAGATGTGCCTTGAAATGCAGGGAAGTACAATACATGTGTTAAAAAGtaatgaagtaaaagtaaaatgacCACAATTTAAACATACTCAAAACAGTGCATGTATGTAAACAACACGATTTTGTTACTGTAATGACAGTCAATGTAATGTATTAATTCTACCTCTGCTTATTGGTTCCTTTTGATTACAGTGCAGGACAAGtgagtgaaaatgaattaatgaaaatCTTTATTGCCCTAAGGGGAATTTGTTTTACACAAAGAACGTGAAATAATATGTATAAAAGAACACAGCAACCATACATGGCAGCACATAAGGTAGCAAAAAGTAagcaatgtaaaaaaatatccTAAAAAAGCATCATTATGGGAAATCAATAAAGCACATCAAGTGCAAGATCAAAAACGTGCCAAATACAGGTGACGTGATCAGAGCttgttgagcagctgaatgCTGCATGAGGCAAAGGATGTGATGCGCTTTTTGTCCACATCCTGGGAGCGATGAACCTGTGCCCTGAAGATCAAAGTATGGAGGCCGTAGAGGCTGCAGTGGATCTGCGATGATAGTGTGAGCTAAATTCATTGTGTGCTGGCTTGCCATGTTAATACTGCACATTGGTCCCTCAGTTATCTTGCCACCCAATTTAAAAACCCTGTCcagtttgttcttgttttgtacAGACCATGCCCCCCGCCCCCCAGCACTTAATAATAGACTTGTAAAATAGTGTCAGCATAGTTCTGTCAGTTCCTGTCAGTTAGCTAGCAATAATAGTGCTCATGTACTTGTGTTCTGTACATATTCAATAGATATATTGCTCATAATAATGGGGGACGGAGAGGAATTTCTTGCTTAGCAGGTACTGCTGGTCAGGCTAACTGCTGCAAACAATTAGATTATGTTTTTAGCCCATTCATAACAATTTACAAGTAGCCTCCACAATGGCAACAGGCATCCTTTTCCTTGAGTAAAACGTAGCCACACTTTAGATTGGCTCTGTGGTCTGCAGTGGCCTCTGCTTTGCTGCCTGCTATGTGTAAGACTGGGATGTGTAGGAACCCAGCCCAGCCCTGATCTACGTACAGAGAGCGGAGTACAGGTGAGAAAAGAGACAGCGGCTAGAGTGCACTGACCACCAAAATACACCAAAACCATCCTTTCCTGTGAAACTGATCCCTCTCCTTGATGTCCTCAGAACTGACCACAAAATACAGGTTTTTGTTACTGTAGACTCAATCCACGTTCAAAAGCAGTTTTTGCGGGTGATCCCTGCGTTGACTACATACATCAGTATCGATACGTAGGATATCAAATGACAAATTTTTCAATACTTTTTAATACTGGAACTTTTTGAAATTGGAACTGTATATTCTGATTTGTCGTGTGGTCATTCTGGTTGTGGCTGTCTAGTGCCTTGTGAGCCCATATGGGCAGGGACACTCTAATAAACAAATCAGTCAGTCTGAGGGCAACTGGTTGGTACCATGAAGGTATTGGATTCCACTGTATTTTTATGAGAAGCTTAATTTAATTTGCCTAAATAAGTGGGTGGAAAAGTATTTTAAAGTAAGTAAGAAGGTTGATGAGGTTCCTTTGGAAATTGGAGAAAAATTATTcgaggaaaaagaagaaagaaaagaatcaaCTCCAAGATTATTTTTATAACAAAGTAGACtttattcatgtttcctttTGGTGGCTGTAATGCTTTTCATCAGCCCGCACTCAaagacatctgtgtgtgcagttcagTAATTGTCCGTCTTTTTCATCCATTTGCTGCAGCCACCAGTTGCTTCATCGCTAATTGTCTAGAATTGGTTTAGATACTAATTGCTGCACCATCAGGAGTCATCATCTAGTAGCAGGAATCCATGATGCGCCTCATGCTCATGAACCTCATGCTGCTCATGCCCATGCTCATGAAGCTCCTGTACTCTCCGGGCCTCATGTACATCATTCTTCCTCTGAAGTGGGGCTGCTCGTACATCAGCCAGTGGCCCTCCATCACATTGCAGGACATGAAGTTGGACATGTTGTAGCGGTCCATGATGTTGTCGCAGTCCTCCATCAGCTCGTGCATCTGGCCCTGGAAGTTCTCCCTCTCGTAGATCCTAATCCTGTAGGAGCCTCTGTGCATGGGGATCATGCGGCAGGACCTGATGCAGTCGCTCATGCCCATCATGCTCATGTAGTCGGCGTACTCGCCTCTCCTCATGAAGTATTGGTTTCCCATGAAGTTGGTGCGGTCGTAGACCATGAAGCAGCCCCTCTCCACCCTGCAGGAGTGGCAGCGGTTCAGGTAGGAGGACATGTCGGGGCAGTCGCTCATGCACTCGTAGGAGCGGCCCTGGAAGTTCCTGTCCTCGTAGAAGATGATCTTGCTCATCATGCTCATGCCGCTGGAGGTCATCTTTGCCAGGTGTTGTTACTAGAGGcgatgttgctgctgctgctgctgctgctgctgctgctgctcttggaGCTGAACTGCTTGTCTACCTGTTGGAGAGCTTCCTTTTTATACCTGACAAGCAGAGGGCCcctttgtgaaaacagcctGACCCAGCAACACACCATAGAAGGCCATAGAGCACTGAGGGTTGTCCACATTTACAGCTGTTCCCCCAAAAGACCTTAGAGAGGCGGTTTTACCTCAAATACTGTCAGACAAAACCTTTTTCAAAGGGTTAACCAAGAACAATAGCACTTTTGTTCCATCAGTGTAGTGCACAAACCATTCTTAGCTTtggaattttgttttgttgtgttgtcttgttctTAGTAGTGTGCCAGATCATCCATTTATATGAGCAATGAAGgttttttatgcaaaaatatATCCATACTCTAACAGTCTTCTattgttaaaactgtgaaatattttaGTGCTGTCACTAAAATGATATTCAGGCTGTATCCTCAGCAGTCCTGGCTGTGACTGATATTACCAAAGAACATTCATTTGTTGGGGCTTTCTATTAATCAAGTCACAGTTTCCATGAGTAATTTAGTTACACACTGACAGCACGATACATAGTTTTCTTGGTTACTACTTCTACTTGTTGGTGAGCTCATATGTTCAGCACGGAGAGGGGATGATAACATACTGACTGCACCACCTGTGTACCAAATGCAGCAGGTCAGCAGTATAATTGATAAGTGATAGCGTTTAAGCAATTTGGTTGGTGCCCTAAACACATTGAAGTCCAGGTACTCTAGCAGTAGGGTTAATGATGTTCACTCAATCAGCAATATGTCACTCTTTTCTTGTGACATTTGATTA
This region includes:
- the LOC121621652 gene encoding gamma-crystallin M2-like; this translates as MTSSGMSMMSKIIFYEDRNFQGRSYECMSDCPDMSSYLNRCHSCRVERGCFMVYDRTNFMGNQYFMRRGEYADYMSMMGMSDCIRSCRMIPMHRGSYRIRIYERENFQGQMHELMEDCDNIMDRYNMSNFMSCNVMEGHWLMYEQPHFRGRMMYMRPGEYRSFMSMGMSSMRFMSMRRIMDSCY